Proteins from one Chlorogloeopsis sp. ULAP01 genomic window:
- a CDS encoding tetratricopeptide repeat protein — MPKRIGLISLVVVCSLWSIPKATHAQALIPHTLQLDAAKLEQQGLSLAQEAAQLAQFQQYEMAMPRARLAVQLAPKSDKVWFLLGGLYLQTKKIDDAIAALKKAQSLNPKNGDVLFALGSAHFQQQKYPTAANYFQEGLKLKPNDPEGLFDLGNAYYMLGRLPDAIAHYNKAVSQDKKFWPAINNIGLIKYEQGDVQGAIKQWQAALAIDKQAAEPLLALAVALYTKGDQQQGLAMGETALRIDDRYGDLDFLKQNLWGQRLLSDTQKFLQLPRIQAALQQRGANQSAPTAPQPAQ, encoded by the coding sequence GTGCCTAAACGAATTGGTTTGATTTCTCTTGTTGTTGTCTGTAGTTTGTGGAGTATCCCGAAAGCTACTCATGCACAGGCATTAATACCTCATACATTGCAACTGGATGCAGCCAAGTTGGAGCAGCAGGGGTTGAGTCTAGCCCAGGAGGCGGCTCAACTGGCACAGTTTCAACAGTATGAGATGGCAATGCCTAGAGCGCGACTGGCAGTTCAACTAGCTCCCAAGAGTGATAAAGTCTGGTTTCTCTTAGGCGGCTTATATTTACAAACCAAAAAGATAGATGATGCGATCGCCGCCCTGAAAAAAGCACAATCTCTCAATCCCAAAAATGGCGATGTTCTTTTTGCTTTGGGTTCGGCTCACTTTCAGCAGCAAAAGTACCCAACTGCTGCTAATTATTTCCAAGAAGGTTTAAAGTTAAAACCGAATGACCCTGAGGGATTATTCGATTTGGGTAATGCTTACTATATGTTGGGTCGATTACCAGATGCGATCGCCCACTACAATAAAGCAGTTTCACAAGATAAAAAATTCTGGCCTGCCATTAACAACATTGGTTTAATCAAGTACGAGCAAGGTGATGTTCAAGGAGCAATTAAACAATGGCAAGCCGCACTTGCAATTGACAAGCAAGCGGCAGAACCTTTATTGGCTTTAGCAGTAGCACTTTACACTAAAGGCGATCAACAACAAGGTTTGGCAATGGGTGAAACAGCACTTCGCATTGATGATCGCTACGGTGATTTAGATTTTCTCAAGCAAAATCTTTGGGGGCAACGCTTGCTATCTGATACCCAAAAATTCCTCCAATTACCTCGGATTCAAGCAGCGCTACAGCAACGAGGAGCAAATCAATCTGCACCCACTGCTCCACAACCTGCTCAGTAA
- a CDS encoding response regulator, protein MKTVLIVEDDLINARVFSKILTKRGGLEVKHTENVEEVMRIAQAGEADIILMDVSLSRSVFQGKSVDGIKITQMLKSDPQTASLPIILVTAHAMEGDRENFLKQSGADGYISKPVIDHQQFVEQIVALLPKD, encoded by the coding sequence ATGAAAACTGTTTTGATTGTCGAAGACGACTTGATTAATGCTCGCGTTTTTTCCAAAATTTTGACCAAACGTGGTGGTCTGGAAGTAAAACACACTGAAAATGTAGAAGAGGTAATGAGAATTGCCCAAGCGGGGGAAGCAGACATTATTTTAATGGATGTTTCTCTTTCAAGAAGTGTTTTTCAAGGTAAGTCAGTTGACGGTATCAAAATTACACAAATGTTGAAATCTGATCCCCAAACTGCCTCTTTGCCAATTATTCTCGTAACTGCACACGCAATGGAGGGCGATCGCGAGAACTTTCTAAAACAAAGTGGGGCTGATGGCTACATCTCCAAACCTGTGATTGACCATCAACAGTTTGTTGAACAGATCGTGGCATTGCTACCTAAAGACTAA
- the gyrA gene encoding DNA gyrase subunit A produces MAKQLNLLSTGQVISTALHTEMQRSYLEYAMSVIVGRALPDVRDGLKPVHRRILYAMHELGLTPDRPYRKCARVVGDVLGKYHPHGDQAVYDALVRLVQVFSSRYPLLAGHGNFGSVDNDPPAAMRYTETRLAPITHEGMLAEIGEETVEFIGNFDNSQQEPTVLPAQLPFLLLNGCAGIAVGMATNIPPHNLGEVVDGLIALIDQPDLPDEKLMKLIPGPDFPTGGEIVGDAGIREAYATGKGSIVLRGVAQVEEVLGGRGSKRRTAIVVTELPFQVNKAGWIEKVADLVNQGRLQGIADIRDESDRQGMRVVIELKRDTNPQDVLQQLYHQTALQTNFGAILLALVNGLPVQLTLRQLLQEFLNFREQTLSRRYSYELGKAENRLHLVEGLLKALSHLDDVIEILRRASDGSAAKINLQSRLDLSEVQADAILAMPLRRLTSLEQQNLQQEYEQLQEQIANLRRLLSDRKELLKALKKDLRTQKRKYGDERRTKIIFVTQEQIKAQIDKGTKKQGDKEQENSKFQIQSPKLETPPEEVVLEFTQRGYVRRSQPNGRKSKTDNGLSDNDFVLQTTLTDTEKDLLVLTSGGKVYPVKVGDIPPTTGRSPRGTPLITLLTNTAQEATEAVVSRFLLPEDPETADIILLTKQGRIKRLSLVEFTNLSRRGITILKLKEDDELLLSQFTSIGKQVILASSGGRLLRFGVNDEQLPIMGRTAMGLQALRLRQQEQIVGGITFDVEEHLLLVTQLGYAKRFPIKSLRLANRGDIGTQTLKFASKTDYLAGMVLAKPGTEVALVTNHQRVLRLSVDTVPNLNRDSMGENLLKLNRDEKIITVAELGIESN; encoded by the coding sequence ATGGCAAAACAGTTAAACCTTCTCTCTACGGGACAGGTAATCTCCACAGCCTTGCATACTGAGATGCAACGGTCTTACCTTGAATATGCCATGAGTGTAATTGTCGGGCGGGCGTTACCTGATGTGCGTGATGGTTTAAAGCCTGTGCATCGGCGAATTTTATACGCTATGCATGAGCTAGGACTAACACCTGATCGCCCTTATCGGAAGTGCGCCCGTGTTGTGGGAGACGTGCTGGGTAAATATCATCCTCACGGTGACCAAGCAGTTTATGATGCTTTGGTGAGGCTGGTGCAGGTATTTTCTAGCCGTTATCCCTTACTGGCAGGACATGGCAATTTTGGTAGTGTGGATAACGATCCACCAGCTGCAATGCGCTATACGGAAACGCGCCTTGCACCGATTACTCACGAGGGAATGCTGGCAGAAATCGGTGAAGAAACAGTAGAATTTATCGGTAACTTCGATAATTCCCAACAAGAACCTACTGTATTACCCGCACAGTTACCATTTTTGTTGCTAAATGGTTGTGCCGGTATTGCTGTGGGTATGGCGACAAATATTCCACCACATAATCTGGGCGAAGTTGTAGATGGGTTAATTGCTTTAATAGATCAACCCGACTTGCCAGATGAAAAGTTAATGAAGTTAATTCCAGGGCCTGATTTTCCTACAGGTGGTGAGATTGTCGGTGATGCTGGAATTCGTGAAGCTTACGCAACGGGAAAAGGCAGTATTGTTCTGCGCGGAGTTGCCCAAGTCGAGGAAGTTCTGGGCGGCAGAGGTAGTAAGCGACGGACGGCAATTGTAGTCACAGAATTACCTTTTCAAGTTAATAAGGCTGGTTGGATTGAAAAAGTAGCAGATTTGGTCAATCAAGGGCGTTTGCAGGGAATTGCTGATATTCGCGATGAGAGCGATCGCCAGGGAATGCGTGTAGTCATAGAACTAAAACGCGACACTAACCCTCAAGATGTTCTCCAGCAACTCTATCATCAAACTGCTTTACAAACGAATTTTGGAGCTATTCTCTTGGCATTGGTGAATGGACTGCCAGTTCAGCTAACCTTACGCCAATTATTGCAAGAATTTTTGAACTTCCGAGAGCAGACACTTTCACGCCGCTATTCCTATGAGTTGGGTAAGGCAGAAAATCGTCTGCACTTGGTGGAAGGTTTATTGAAAGCTTTATCTCATCTTGATGATGTAATTGAGATTTTGCGACGAGCTAGTGATGGTAGTGCGGCAAAAATTAACTTGCAAAGTCGTTTGGATTTGAGCGAAGTACAGGCAGATGCAATTCTAGCTATGCCACTGCGACGCCTGACAAGCTTGGAACAGCAAAATTTACAGCAAGAGTATGAGCAATTGCAGGAGCAAATTGCTAATTTGAGACGCTTACTAAGTGACAGAAAAGAATTACTAAAAGCTTTGAAAAAAGACTTGCGTACCCAAAAGCGCAAATATGGCGATGAACGTCGCACTAAGATAATATTTGTCACCCAGGAGCAGATAAAAGCACAAATAGACAAGGGAACAAAAAAACAAGGAGACAAAGAGCAAGAAAATTCAAAATTCCAAATCCAAAGCCCAAAACTGGAAACACCTCCAGAAGAAGTGGTTTTGGAATTTACTCAACGAGGTTACGTGCGCCGTAGCCAGCCCAATGGCAGAAAGTCGAAGACTGATAACGGCTTGTCCGATAATGACTTTGTGCTTCAGACTACGTTAACAGATACAGAAAAAGATTTATTGGTACTTACTAGTGGTGGTAAAGTGTATCCCGTCAAAGTTGGAGATATCCCTCCTACCACTGGGCGATCGCCACGGGGAACACCACTAATTACATTACTGACAAATACTGCCCAAGAAGCTACAGAAGCAGTAGTCAGCCGCTTTTTGCTTCCAGAAGATCCAGAAACTGCTGACATAATTCTACTTACCAAACAAGGAAGAATTAAGCGTTTATCTCTGGTGGAGTTTACTAATTTAAGTCGTCGTGGAATTACAATTTTGAAATTAAAAGAAGACGACGAATTGTTGTTAAGCCAATTTACATCAATAGGTAAGCAAGTAATTTTAGCTAGTTCTGGTGGAAGACTGTTGCGATTTGGGGTGAATGATGAGCAGCTACCTATTATGGGTCGTACTGCTATGGGACTGCAAGCTTTACGCCTACGTCAGCAAGAACAGATAGTTGGTGGTATAACTTTTGATGTTGAAGAACATTTATTACTAGTGACACAATTGGGATATGCCAAGCGTTTCCCAATCAAGTCTCTGCGTCTAGCTAACCGGGGCGATATCGGTACTCAGACCTTAAAATTTGCCAGTAAAACTGACTATTTAGCTGGAATGGTTTTGGCAAAACCAGGTACTGAAGTAGCATTAGTAACCAACCATCAACGAGTACTGCGTCTTTCAGTAGATACAGTGCCTAACTTAAACAGAGATAGTATGGGTGAAAACCTGCTTAAACTTAATCGCGACGAAAAAATTATCACTGTTGCCGAATTGGGAATAGAAAGCAATTGA
- a CDS encoding chlorophyll a/b-binding protein: MQDTTKITAPVTDDRNAWRWGFTPQAEIWNGRLAMIGFLAAALIELFSGQGFLHFWGIL, from the coding sequence ATGCAAGACACAACAAAGATTACTGCCCCTGTAACAGATGATCGTAATGCTTGGCGTTGGGGCTTTACCCCACAAGCAGAAATTTGGAATGGTCGTTTGGCTATGATCGGCTTTTTGGCTGCTGCTTTGATTGAGTTATTTTCTGGTCAAGGCTTTTTACACTTCTGGGGTATCCTATAG
- the rpoD gene encoding RNA polymerase sigma factor RpoD, translating into MNQANNVLDNIYQPDLEIEMNQPELLEELLLDDEVEEDLLISDEGELDEEFLEPQSDEDDAKSGKAAKSRRRSQSKKKHYTEDSIRLYLQEIGRIRLLRADEEIELARKIADLLELERVRDRLQQQLDREPQYSEWAEAAKMPLPQFRHRLHIGRRAKDKMVQSNLRLVVSIAKKYMNRGLSFQDLIQEGSLGLIRAAEKFDHEKGYKFSTYATWWIRQAITRAIADQSRTIRLPVHLYETISRIKKTTKLLSQEMGRKPTEEEIATRMEMTIEKLRFIAKSAQLPISLETPIGKEEDSRLGDFIESDGETPEDQVSKNLLREDLEKVLDSLSPRERDVLRLRYGLDDGRMKTLEEIGQIFNVTRERIRQIEAKALRKLRHPNRNSVLKEYIR; encoded by the coding sequence ATGAACCAGGCTAACAACGTACTCGACAACATTTATCAGCCTGACCTAGAAATTGAGATGAATCAGCCTGAACTGTTAGAAGAACTCTTGCTGGATGATGAAGTAGAAGAGGACTTGCTGATCAGCGATGAAGGCGAGCTCGACGAAGAATTTTTAGAACCTCAGTCTGATGAGGACGACGCTAAGTCTGGGAAAGCCGCAAAATCGCGTCGTCGGTCACAAAGCAAGAAAAAGCATTACACTGAAGATTCGATTCGCCTTTACTTGCAGGAAATCGGTCGAATCCGCCTGCTCAGAGCGGACGAAGAAATTGAACTGGCACGAAAAATTGCAGACTTATTGGAATTAGAGCGAGTACGCGATCGCTTACAACAGCAATTAGATCGCGAACCTCAATACAGCGAATGGGCTGAAGCAGCAAAAATGCCGCTGCCACAATTTCGCCATCGTCTGCATATTGGGCGTCGGGCGAAAGACAAAATGGTGCAATCGAACCTGCGACTTGTAGTTTCAATTGCCAAGAAGTATATGAACCGTGGTTTATCTTTCCAAGACTTGATTCAAGAAGGTAGTCTTGGCTTGATTCGTGCCGCCGAAAAGTTTGATCACGAGAAAGGTTACAAGTTTTCTACATACGCTACATGGTGGATTCGTCAGGCAATTACCAGAGCGATCGCCGATCAATCTCGCACAATTCGCCTTCCTGTCCACCTCTACGAAACCATCTCTAGAATTAAGAAGACTACCAAGCTGCTTTCTCAAGAAATGGGACGTAAACCCACTGAGGAAGAAATTGCTACAAGAATGGAAATGACAATCGAAAAATTGAGGTTTATTGCTAAATCAGCCCAGCTACCGATTTCTTTAGAAACGCCCATAGGGAAAGAAGAGGATTCTCGACTGGGCGATTTTATTGAGTCTGATGGCGAAACCCCAGAAGATCAAGTTTCTAAAAATCTATTACGGGAAGATTTGGAAAAAGTCCTCGACAGCCTTAGCCCTCGTGAACGTGATGTTCTGCGACTGCGCTACGGTTTAGATGACGGGCGGATGAAAACATTGGAAGAAATAGGACAGATTTTCAATGTTACCCGCGAACGTATTCGTCAAATTGAAGCGAAGGCACTGCGTAAGTTACGTCACCCCAATCGCAATAGCGTTCTAAAAGAATATATTCGCTAG